One Dryobates pubescens isolate bDryPub1 chromosome 33, bDryPub1.pri, whole genome shotgun sequence DNA window includes the following coding sequences:
- the TARDBP gene encoding TAR DNA-binding protein 43: MSEYIRVTEDENDEPIEIPSEDDGTVLLSTVTAQFPGACGLRYRNPVSQCMRGVRLVEGILHAPEAGWGNLVYVVNYPKDNKRKMDETDASSAVKVKRAVQKTSDLIVLGLPWKTTEQDLKEYFSTFGEVLMVQVKKDIKTGHSKGFGFVRFTDYETQVKVMSQRHMIDGRWCDCKLPNSKQSPDEPLRSRKVFVGRCTEDMTADELRQFFAQYGEVVDVFIPKPFRAFAFVTFADDQVAQSLCGEDLIIKGISVHISNAEPKHNSNRQLERGGRFGGNPGGFGNQGGFGNSRGGGGGLGNNQGSNMGGGMNFGAFSINPAMMAAAQAALQSSWGMMGMLASQQNQSGPSGNNQPQGNMQREQNQGFSSGSNSYGGSNSGAAIGWGSASNAGSSSGFNGGFGSSMDSKSSGWGM; the protein is encoded by the exons ATGTCGGAGTATATCCGGGTGACAGAGGACGAGAACGATGAGCCCATCGAGATCCCCTCAGAGGACGACGGCACCGTTCTGCTGTCCACAGTGACGGCCCAGTTCCCCGGGGCATGTGGGCTGCGCTACAGGAacccagtgtcacagtgcatgagggGGGTCCGGCTGGTGGAAGGCATTCTGCACGCCCCCGAGGCCGGTTGGGGAAACCTGGTCTATGTGGTTAATTATCCCAAAG ATAACAAGAGAAAAATGGATGAAACAGATGCATCATCAGCTGTCAAAGTGAAACGAGCAGTACAGAAGACTTCAGATTTAATAGTGTTGGGTCTTCCCTGGAAAACCACTGAACAAGACTTAAAAGAATATTTCAGTACATTTGGAGAAGTTCTGATGGTGCAG gttaagaaggacattaaaaCTGGCCACTCCAAAGGCTTTGGCTTTGTTCGGTTTACGGATTATGAAACCCAGGTGAAAGTCATGTCTCAGCGGCACATGATAGATGGAAGGTGGTGTGACTGTAAACTGCCCAATTCTAAG CAAAGTCCCGACGAGCCCTTGCGCAGCAGGAAGGTGTTTGTTGGGCGCTGCACTGAGGACATGACGGCAGATGAACTCCGGCAGTTCTTTGCCCAGTATGGGGAAGTGGTAGATGTCTTCATTCCTAAACCCTTCCGAGCTTTCGCTTTTGTTACGTTTGCAGATGATCAG GTTGCCCAGTCTCTTTGTGGAGAGGACTTGATCATTAAAGGAATCAGCGTACATATATCCAATGCTGAACCTAAGCACAATAGCAATAGACAGTTAGAGAGAGGTGGAAGGTTTGGTGGTAATCCAGGGGGCTTTGGGAACCAGGGGGGGTTTGGCAAcagcagaggaggtgggggaggccTGGGTAACAACCAGGGCAGCAACATGGGTGGAGGAATGAACTTTGGGGCCTTTAGCATCAACCCTGCCATGATGGCAGCGGCGCAGGCAgcgctgcagagcagctggggcatGATGGGCATGCTGGCCAGTCAGCAGAACCAGTCGGGGCCGTCGGGGAACAACCAGCCGCAAGGCAACATGCAGCGGGAGCAGAACCAGGGCTTTAGTTCAGGCAGTAACTCCTATGGTGGCTCCAACTCGGGGGCAGCCataggctggggctcagcctccaACGCAGGCTCCAGCAGCGGGTTTAACGGAGGCTTTGGCTCCAGCATGGATTCCAAGTCGTCAGGCTGGGGAATGTAG